ACGGTACCGGTGATGCGCCCTACCCCGCCCGCCAGGCTGGTGCCGCCGATCACCGCAGCGGCAATCGCATCCAGTTCATACGACATGCCCATGCCGGCCTGGCCGGTGGCGGCGCGTGCCGAGGCCACCACACCGGCCAGGCCCGCGAGCAAACCGGCGATGCTGTAGACAATGATCAGGTGGCGCTTGACGTTGATCCCCGAGGTGCGCGCCGCCTGCATGTTGCCGCCGATCGCGTAGGTGTACTTGCCGTATTTGGTGTAGCGCAGGGCGATATGGAAGATCACCGCCACCACCAGGAAGATAATCACCGGCATCGCGCCATGGCCGATGGCCGTGTACGAATCCGAGAGCATGCTCACCGGCTGGCCTTCGGTGTAGTAACGCGCCAGGCCACGGGCCGACACCATCATGCCCAGAGTCGCAATAAACGGCGGGATACCGGTGACGGCGATGATGCTGCCGTTGATCGCACCGGCCAGCAGCCCCACGCCCAGGCCCATGGCCACCGGAATCCACACCGGCAAATCCGTCAGGCTGGGGAACACCGCCCGGGAAAAATCGGAGGTCTGCGCCAAGCTGGCGGCGATCATCGCCGACAGCGCCAGCACCGAGCCCGAAGACAAGTCGATCCCGGTGGTGATGATCACCTGGGTCACGCCGATGGCCAGCAAGCCAATGATCGACACTTGCAGGATCATCAGCACCAGGCGCTGGGAGTTCATCAGGAAGCTTTGGTCCCGCACGATCCAGCCGAACAGCTCAAACACCAGGCCGATGCCGATCAGCACCAGGAAGATGCTCAGCTCGGTCGGCAGTCGCCGCCGGTTTTTGACCGGTGCCGTGGCAGGCTTGTTGTCTGTTATTGCGTTCATAGCCAATCACCTTCTTATTCTGTGCAATTCGTCAGTGGACCACGGACATACCCGAGGCCAACTGCATGACTTTTTCCTGGGTCGCATCCGCACGGTCCAGGGTGCCCATCAGTTCGCCTTCGTGCATCACCATCACCCGGTCGCTCATGCCCAACACTTCGGGCAGCTCGGAAGAAATCATGATCACCGCCATGCCTTCGCTGGCGAGGAAGGAAATCAAACGGTAGATCTCGGCCTTGGCACCGACGTCGATACCACGGGTCGGCTCATCCAGGATCAGCAGACGCGGGTTGGTCATCAGCCAGCGCGCCAGCAAGGCTTTCTGCTGGTTGCCGCCGGACAAGGTGTCGATGCACTGCTCCAGGGATGGAGTTTTTACCCGTAGTTTCTTGCACATGTCTTCGCACAGGACGCGCAGGGCTTTCTGCTGGATAAACCCGTTGCCCGAATAGTGCGGCAGTACCGCCATTTCCATGTTTTCCAGGACCGACAGGCACGGGAACAGGCCACTGAGCTTGCGGTCTTCGGTCAGCAGCGCAAAGCCATGTTCAATGGCCATATGCGGATCGCTGATGCGCAGCGCCTTGCCGTCGAGTTCAATCTGCCCGCCGTCGCTTGGGGTGATGCCGAAGATGGTTTCCGCCACGTTGGTGCGGCCCGAGCCCATCAGCCCGGCGATGCCGAGAATCTCGCCGGCATGCAGGTCGAACGACACGCCTTTGAACACGCCGTCCAGGCGCAGGTCGCGCACCGACAGCAGCAGCTCGCCGATGGGCGTCTCGCGCACCGGGAACAACTGGCTCAGCTCGCGGCCGACCATCATCGAAATCAGGCTGTCGCTGTTCATGCTGTCGGCGCGTTGCAGGCCGATGTACTGGCCGTCACGGAATACCGCCACTTCATCGGCGATGGCGAACACTTCATTCATTTTATGCGTGATGTAGACGATGCCTTTGCCCTGGGACTTGAGGTCGGCAATGATCGAAAACAGGTGGGCCACTTCCTTCTCGGTAATGGCTGAAGTCGGTTCATCCATGATCAGGATGTCGGAATCGTAAGACACGGCCTTGGCAATCTCGACCATCTGCCGCTCGGCGATGCTCAGGTTGCCCACGTGTTCTTCCGGGTCCAGGTTGATGCGCAAGCGCGCCAGTAACTCGGCGGTGCAGCGGTGCATTTCGCGGTGGTTGACCATGTGCAGGCTGTTGAGCTGCTCGCGGCCGATCCAGATATTTTCGGCGATGCTCATATGCGGCATCAGGTTGAGTTCCTGGTGGATCATTGCGATCCCAGCCTTTTGCGCCGCCAGCGGCGTTTCAAACACGATTGGCTTGCCGCGCAGGCGAATTTCGCCGGCATCGGGCTGGTAGATGCCGGCGATGATTTTCATCAGCGTCGACTTGCCCGCACCGTTTTCACCCATCAGCGCCAGCACGGTGCCGGGGCGTACA
The genomic region above belongs to Pseudomonas poae and contains:
- a CDS encoding sugar ABC transporter ATP-binding protein, with product MDEPYLLEIVNISKGFPGVVALADVQLRVRPGTVLALMGENGAGKSTLMKIIAGIYQPDAGEIRLRGKPIVFETPLAAQKAGIAMIHQELNLMPHMSIAENIWIGREQLNSLHMVNHREMHRCTAELLARLRINLDPEEHVGNLSIAERQMVEIAKAVSYDSDILIMDEPTSAITEKEVAHLFSIIADLKSQGKGIVYITHKMNEVFAIADEVAVFRDGQYIGLQRADSMNSDSLISMMVGRELSQLFPVRETPIGELLLSVRDLRLDGVFKGVSFDLHAGEILGIAGLMGSGRTNVAETIFGITPSDGGQIELDGKALRISDPHMAIEHGFALLTEDRKLSGLFPCLSVLENMEMAVLPHYSGNGFIQQKALRVLCEDMCKKLRVKTPSLEQCIDTLSGGNQQKALLARWLMTNPRLLILDEPTRGIDVGAKAEIYRLISFLASEGMAVIMISSELPEVLGMSDRVMVMHEGELMGTLDRADATQEKVMQLASGMSVVH
- a CDS encoding ABC transporter permease, translated to MNAITDNKPATAPVKNRRRLPTELSIFLVLIGIGLVFELFGWIVRDQSFLMNSQRLVLMILQVSIIGLLAIGVTQVIITTGIDLSSGSVLALSAMIAASLAQTSDFSRAVFPSLTDLPVWIPVAMGLGVGLLAGAINGSIIAVTGIPPFIATLGMMVSARGLARYYTEGQPVSMLSDSYTAIGHGAMPVIIFLVVAVIFHIALRYTKYGKYTYAIGGNMQAARTSGINVKRHLIIVYSIAGLLAGLAGVVASARAATGQAGMGMSYELDAIAAAVIGGTSLAGGVGRITGTVIGALILGVMASGFTFVGVDAYIQDIIKGLIIVVAVVIDQYRNKRKLKR